One window of the Lipingzhangella halophila genome contains the following:
- a CDS encoding penicillin-binding protein — protein MLQKIGQLFGVGVVAGVLVAALALPAVGGLGITARNIATGFLNMPSELETPPPPQRSTIYDQNGDVIAEIYDQNRELVKLDDMAPVMQDAIIAIEDNRFYEHGGLDVPGTFRAALRTAGGDTQGGSSLTQQYVKNVLVESATTQAEQEEARETTLSRKIRELRYAIALEQKMSKDEILEGYLNIAYFGDGAYGAQSAAQHFFGVDADELEIQQAAMLAGLVRYPYLYNPSVNPDNAKKRRDVVLDAMVQNDAITKKEAEEAKGKDLNLDLSNPSNGCMPSDQPFFCDYVVQEIEKSKQFGENETERARWLRTAGLEIHTTLDGDMQEAAQEAVDKWVPRKNQSRKVAAEVLVEPGTGEIRAMAQSRNYGPDENNRGETSINFTTGIDRGGSTGFQVGSTFKPITLAAALDQGKGFSTSFGGGGSTTVTGQRNCDGGRLPPWDVSNASESSGGNYNMITGTQQSANTFFAQLQADVGLCETIEMAQKLGLERGDGTSFDNENTQANNSFTLGSEEVAIIDLVSAYATFASGGTYCEPQAITSIEDQQAGETIDVENECERVIDKDVADGVTYLLSNTFDGGTTDGLEIGRPAAAKTGTTDGNAAASFSGFTPNLAGSVWVGDPRGPQAHPLRGVTLGGRSYGVVYGATIPGPIWEETMSEAVKGLPEESLPKAPSKFGGSGGSGSRSNASPANSEGGVPNVVGQEQDAAVRELEEAGFEVSVASNRIQSDEPRGSVAAVNPDPGSTLPEGATVNVFLSSGGGGNGGD, from the coding sequence TTGCTGCAGAAAATCGGTCAGCTCTTTGGTGTCGGCGTCGTCGCGGGCGTCCTGGTCGCGGCGCTCGCGCTGCCCGCGGTAGGGGGGCTTGGCATTACCGCGCGCAACATCGCCACCGGTTTCCTCAACATGCCCAGTGAGCTAGAGACACCGCCGCCTCCACAACGATCGACCATCTACGATCAGAACGGCGACGTCATCGCGGAGATATACGACCAGAACCGCGAACTGGTCAAGCTGGACGACATGGCGCCGGTCATGCAGGACGCCATAATCGCGATCGAGGACAACCGCTTCTACGAGCACGGCGGGCTGGACGTCCCCGGGACCTTCCGCGCCGCACTGCGCACCGCCGGCGGCGACACTCAGGGCGGGTCCTCTCTCACCCAGCAGTACGTGAAGAACGTCCTGGTCGAGAGCGCGACTACCCAGGCCGAACAGGAAGAGGCCCGCGAGACGACTCTGTCGCGCAAGATCCGCGAGCTGCGCTACGCGATCGCGCTCGAGCAGAAGATGTCCAAGGACGAGATCCTCGAGGGGTACCTCAACATCGCCTACTTCGGCGACGGCGCCTACGGGGCCCAGTCGGCCGCCCAGCACTTCTTCGGGGTCGACGCCGACGAACTGGAGATCCAACAGGCCGCGATGCTCGCCGGCCTGGTGCGCTACCCCTACCTGTACAACCCCAGCGTCAACCCGGATAACGCGAAGAAACGGCGCGACGTCGTCCTTGACGCCATGGTGCAAAACGACGCCATCACCAAGAAGGAGGCTGAGGAGGCCAAGGGGAAGGACCTGAACCTCGACCTCAGCAACCCCAGCAACGGCTGTATGCCCAGTGACCAGCCGTTCTTCTGCGACTACGTGGTCCAGGAGATCGAGAAGAGCAAACAGTTCGGCGAGAACGAGACCGAACGCGCCCGTTGGCTGCGGACGGCGGGCCTGGAGATCCACACGACTCTTGACGGGGACATGCAGGAGGCTGCCCAGGAGGCGGTCGACAAATGGGTGCCGCGCAAGAACCAGTCGCGCAAGGTCGCCGCCGAGGTGCTGGTCGAGCCCGGCACCGGAGAGATCCGGGCCATGGCGCAGAGCCGCAACTACGGTCCCGACGAGAACAACCGCGGGGAGACCTCGATCAACTTCACGACCGGGATCGACCGCGGCGGCAGCACCGGCTTCCAGGTCGGATCCACGTTCAAGCCCATCACCCTGGCCGCCGCCCTGGACCAGGGCAAGGGCTTCAGCACGTCCTTCGGCGGCGGCGGTTCCACCACGGTGACCGGGCAACGGAACTGCGACGGCGGCCGATTGCCCCCTTGGGATGTCAGCAACGCCAGCGAGAGCAGCGGCGGCAACTACAACATGATCACCGGAACCCAGCAGTCGGCGAACACCTTCTTCGCGCAGCTCCAGGCCGACGTCGGGTTGTGCGAGACGATCGAGATGGCCCAGAAGCTCGGCCTCGAACGAGGCGACGGTACGAGCTTCGACAACGAGAACACCCAGGCGAACAACTCGTTCACCCTCGGCAGTGAGGAGGTCGCGATCATCGACCTCGTCAGCGCCTACGCGACGTTCGCCTCCGGCGGGACCTACTGCGAGCCGCAGGCCATCACCTCGATCGAGGACCAGCAGGCCGGGGAGACGATCGACGTCGAGAACGAGTGCGAGCGGGTGATCGACAAGGACGTCGCCGACGGCGTCACCTACCTGCTCTCCAACACGTTCGACGGCGGCACGACCGACGGCTTGGAGATCGGCCGCCCGGCCGCCGCCAAGACCGGCACCACCGACGGGAACGCCGCCGCGTCGTTCTCCGGTTTCACCCCGAACCTCGCCGGATCGGTGTGGGTCGGCGACCCGCGCGGCCCGCAGGCGCACCCGCTGCGCGGCGTCACACTCGGCGGCCGGAGCTACGGCGTGGTGTACGGGGCCACGATCCCCGGCCCGATCTGGGAAGAGACCATGAGCGAGGCCGTGAAGGGCCTTCCCGAGGAGAGCCTGCCGAAGGCCCCGTCGAAGTTCGGCGGCTCCGGAGGATCGGGCTCACGGTCGAACGCGAGCCCCGCTAACTCCGAGGGCGGTGTCCCCAACGTCGTCGGGCAGGAACAGGACGCCGCCGTGCGCGAGCTGGAAGAAGCCGGGTTCGAGGTGAGCGTGGCATCCAACCGGATCCAATCCGACGAGCCCAGGGGTTCCGTGGCCGCGGTGAACCCCGATCCCGGGTCCACCCTTCCCGAGGGCGCGACCGTGAACGTCTTCCTCAGCAGCGGAGGCGGCGGAAACGGCGGCGACTAG
- a CDS encoding NUDIX hydrolase: protein MQMEHPHHRDAREGGGMPREPDHAATVMLLRSNGASTAPEAEGLEVLLLRRARTMSFAPSVYAFAGGRVDPRDADLGAPGEDPAPSWWSGPDPKLWAERLRVPVPLARALVCAAVRETFEESGVLLAGESATDVITDTRGDDWEADRRSLIERSLSFSAFLERRGLILRSDLLLPWSRWITPRKEPRRYDTRFFAAVLPEGQQTRDFGEEHDHVLWMRPDDAVGRWRRGDLAMLTPTVATCEELANCGSLESVMAAERDIVPIEPEVRQVGGELRVVVPGGMEYPL, encoded by the coding sequence ATGCAGATGGAACACCCCCACCACCGCGATGCTCGCGAGGGCGGTGGCATGCCGAGGGAGCCCGACCACGCGGCCACGGTGATGCTGCTGCGCTCGAACGGGGCGAGTACGGCCCCGGAGGCGGAGGGGCTGGAGGTGTTGCTGCTCCGGCGGGCGCGGACGATGTCGTTCGCGCCCAGCGTCTACGCGTTCGCCGGCGGGCGGGTGGACCCCCGCGACGCGGACCTCGGGGCTCCCGGGGAGGATCCCGCTCCGTCGTGGTGGTCGGGCCCCGATCCGAAGCTGTGGGCCGAGCGGCTCCGGGTGCCGGTGCCGTTGGCCCGTGCGCTGGTGTGCGCTGCGGTCCGTGAGACCTTCGAGGAATCGGGCGTGCTGCTCGCCGGGGAATCGGCCACGGACGTCATCACGGACACGCGAGGCGACGACTGGGAGGCCGACAGGCGGTCGCTCATCGAGCGGTCGCTTTCCTTCAGCGCCTTCTTGGAGCGGCGCGGCCTGATACTGCGCTCCGACCTGCTGCTGCCCTGGTCGCGGTGGATCACCCCGCGCAAGGAGCCCCGGCGCTACGACACCCGCTTCTTCGCCGCTGTCCTGCCCGAAGGGCAGCAGACCCGGGACTTCGGTGAGGAGCACGACCACGTGCTGTGGATGCGCCCGGACGACGCCGTAGGGCGCTGGCGGCGCGGCGACCTGGCCATGCTCACCCCCACCGTGGCCACCTGCGAGGAGCTGGCGAACTGCGGTTCACTGGAGAGCGTAATGGCCGCCGAGCGGGATATCGTCCCGATCGAGCCGGAGGTGCGGCAGGTCGGTGGTGAGCTGCGGGTGGTCGTGCCGGGCGGTATGGAGTACCCACTGTGA
- a CDS encoding DUF4177 domain-containing protein, whose translation MTKWEYATVPLLSHATKQILDNWGEDGWDLVSVIPGPAVDGDPRNQQLVAYMKREKQ comes from the coding sequence ATGACGAAGTGGGAGTACGCGACGGTGCCGCTGCTGTCGCACGCGACGAAGCAGATCTTGGACAACTGGGGAGAGGACGGATGGGATCTCGTCTCGGTCATCCCGGGCCCCGCTGTCGATGGTGACCCGCGCAACCAGCAACTGGTCGCCTACATGAAGCGCGAGAAGCAGTGA
- a CDS encoding ArsA-related P-loop ATPase, giving the protein MSAREREGHQGRVRLHVVTGKGGTGKTTVAASLALALASGGGRVLLVEVEGRQGIAQLFDCPPLPYEERKVAAAPGGGDVLALAVDAEAALMEYLEMFYGMRRAGNMLSRFGAVDFATTIAPGLRDVLVTGKATEAVRRRAGTDRRRGGRDGTRAPFVYDAVVLDAPPTGRIAQFLNVNSEVAGLARVGPIRNHADKVMETIRSPETAVHCVSLLEEMPAQECLDGISDLNGIGLNVGSLVVNMVRDPLFDARTLETAAAGELDTEALTRGLKAAMLEQPEERSRQLATEITEHARRVRVEAAIRRRLSAVEYPMRELPLSSDGITRDGLYDLAGLLREQGMA; this is encoded by the coding sequence GTGAGCGCACGTGAACGCGAGGGGCACCAAGGAAGGGTCCGGCTGCACGTCGTGACGGGCAAAGGGGGCACCGGAAAGACCACCGTTGCCGCGTCGCTCGCCCTGGCGCTCGCGTCCGGCGGCGGACGCGTGCTGCTGGTCGAGGTCGAGGGACGGCAGGGGATCGCCCAGCTTTTCGACTGCCCGCCGCTGCCGTACGAGGAGCGGAAGGTAGCCGCCGCCCCCGGCGGCGGGGATGTCCTCGCGCTGGCCGTCGATGCCGAGGCGGCCCTTATGGAGTACCTGGAGATGTTCTACGGCATGCGCCGCGCCGGGAACATGCTTTCGCGGTTCGGCGCCGTGGACTTCGCGACGACCATCGCCCCTGGGCTCCGCGACGTACTGGTCACCGGCAAGGCGACCGAGGCGGTACGCCGCAGGGCCGGCACCGATCGCCGGCGCGGCGGCCGGGATGGCACGCGCGCGCCGTTCGTCTACGACGCCGTCGTGCTGGACGCCCCGCCCACCGGGCGGATCGCGCAGTTCCTGAACGTCAACTCCGAAGTGGCCGGGCTGGCCCGGGTGGGCCCCATCCGCAATCACGCGGACAAGGTCATGGAGACCATACGCTCACCCGAGACCGCGGTGCACTGCGTCTCGCTACTGGAGGAGATGCCGGCGCAGGAATGCCTGGACGGCATCTCCGACCTCAACGGGATCGGGCTGAACGTCGGCTCCCTCGTGGTCAACATGGTGCGCGACCCGCTGTTCGACGCGCGGACGCTGGAAACAGCGGCGGCCGGGGAGCTCGACACCGAGGCACTCACTCGGGGCCTCAAAGCCGCGATGCTGGAGCAGCCCGAGGAGAGGAGCCGCCAACTGGCCACCGAGATCACCGAGCACGCCCGGCGGGTTCGGGTGGAGGCCGCGATCCGGCGGCGCCTGTCGGCCGTCGAGTACCCGATGCGGGAACTTCCGCTGTCCAGCGACGGAATCACCCGGGACGGCCTGTACGACCTGGCCGGCCTGCTCCGAGAACAGGGGATGGCATGA
- a CDS encoding RidA family protein gives MLSPEQRLAELGWTLPDVVAPLASYTPTVRTGDHVYVSGQVPLVGGAPAGTGKVGAEVTLERAGELAAICALNGIAALKAELGELVRVRRVVKVLGFVASDPSFHEHPKVINGASDLIGEAFGAAGVHARSAVGVAALPRDVPVEVEMIAEVG, from the coding sequence ATGTTGAGCCCGGAGCAGCGCCTCGCGGAGCTCGGTTGGACACTGCCCGACGTGGTAGCGCCGCTGGCCTCCTACACCCCGACCGTCCGGACCGGCGACCACGTCTACGTTTCCGGTCAGGTTCCCCTGGTCGGCGGCGCGCCGGCCGGCACCGGCAAGGTCGGGGCGGAGGTCACACTCGAACGGGCGGGGGAGCTGGCGGCGATCTGCGCGCTCAACGGCATCGCTGCTCTCAAGGCCGAGCTCGGGGAGTTGGTGAGAGTCCGTCGGGTGGTCAAGGTGCTCGGGTTCGTTGCGAGTGATCCGTCCTTCCATGAGCACCCCAAGGTGATCAACGGGGCCAGCGACCTGATCGGTGAGGCCTTCGGCGCCGCCGGCGTGCACGCCCGCAGTGCTGTCGGTGTCGCGGCGCTTCCCCGCGACGTCCCGGTCGAGGTGGAGATGATCGCCGAGGTCGGTTGA
- a CDS encoding ArsA family ATPase → MTASRPPNGAESPVFDTDALLDDPGTRIVVCCGSGGVGKTTSAAALGLRAAERGRDVVVITVDPARRLAQSMGLHTLDNTPRPVDLPGADAGTGRPAGTLYAMMLDMKRTFDEIVEAHADPERARQILANPFYQSLSSSFSGTQEYMAMEKLGQLRQSGDWDLIIVDTPPSRSALDFLDAPKRLGRFLDGRLLKILSAPAKTGAFRLIGAGFGVVTGIISKIVGAQLLRDVQTFVTAFDAVFGDFQERAEQTYRLLQAPDTAFIVVAAPDPDALREASYFIERLGADRMPLAGVVVNRTHRTATQGLSMEQSLAAAEAVAESGDHALAAAALRLHAERARMEAREIRLRERLTAAHPGVPVVEIPARPEDVSDLGGLHEIGEAMGNGGFQSRTGGNGVSG, encoded by the coding sequence ATGACGGCATCGCGCCCACCGAACGGCGCCGAGTCGCCGGTGTTCGACACTGACGCGCTGCTCGACGATCCCGGGACGCGCATTGTTGTGTGCTGCGGGTCGGGCGGTGTCGGCAAGACCACGAGCGCGGCCGCGCTCGGGCTGCGCGCGGCCGAGCGCGGGCGCGACGTCGTCGTCATCACCGTTGACCCGGCACGGCGACTCGCCCAGTCAATGGGGCTGCACACGCTGGACAACACGCCCCGCCCGGTCGACCTCCCCGGGGCGGACGCCGGAACGGGGCGGCCCGCGGGGACGCTGTACGCGATGATGCTGGACATGAAGCGCACGTTCGACGAGATCGTCGAGGCGCACGCCGACCCCGAACGTGCCCGGCAGATCCTGGCCAACCCGTTCTACCAGTCGCTGTCTTCCAGCTTCTCCGGAACGCAGGAGTACATGGCCATGGAGAAGCTCGGGCAGCTCCGCCAGTCCGGCGACTGGGACCTGATCATCGTCGACACCCCGCCAAGCCGCTCTGCGCTGGACTTCCTCGACGCGCCGAAGAGACTCGGCAGGTTCCTCGACGGCAGGCTGCTGAAGATTCTCAGCGCCCCGGCCAAGACGGGTGCCTTCCGGCTGATCGGGGCCGGGTTCGGCGTCGTCACCGGCATCATCAGCAAGATCGTCGGTGCGCAGTTGTTGCGCGACGTGCAAACCTTCGTGACCGCGTTCGACGCCGTGTTCGGCGACTTCCAGGAGCGCGCGGAGCAGACCTACCGGCTGCTGCAGGCTCCGGATACCGCGTTCATCGTCGTCGCCGCCCCCGACCCCGACGCACTCCGGGAGGCCTCCTACTTCATCGAACGGCTCGGCGCGGACCGGATGCCACTCGCCGGTGTCGTGGTCAACCGCACGCACCGCACGGCGACACAGGGCCTGTCAATGGAACAGAGCCTCGCTGCGGCGGAGGCGGTGGCGGAATCCGGGGACCACGCTCTTGCCGCGGCGGCCCTGCGGCTGCACGCCGAACGCGCGCGGATGGAGGCGCGAGAGATCCGGTTGCGGGAACGCCTCACCGCCGCGCACCCCGGTGTCCCCGTTGTGGAGATCCCAGCGCGACCAGAGGATGTGAGCGACCTCGGTGGCCTTCACGAGATCGGCGAGGCGATGGGAAACGGGGGCTTCCAGTCGCGGACCGGCGGCAACGGGGTCAGTGGGTAA
- a CDS encoding WhiB family transcriptional regulator — translation MWNTDWTARAVCRETDPDALFVQGAAQNRAKLICRGCPVRTECLADALDNRIEFGVWGGMTERERRALLRRRPDVRSWRTLLENARKEYEQEVVGAGALTH, via the coding sequence ATGTGGAATACAGACTGGACCGCGCGAGCCGTGTGCCGGGAGACCGATCCCGACGCGCTCTTCGTCCAGGGAGCAGCCCAGAACCGGGCGAAGCTCATCTGCCGGGGATGCCCCGTGCGCACCGAATGCCTGGCCGACGCGCTGGACAACCGCATCGAGTTCGGGGTGTGGGGAGGCATGACCGAACGTGAGCGGCGCGCGCTACTCCGGCGCCGGCCCGACGTCAGGTCGTGGCGCACGCTGCTGGAGAACGCCCGTAAGGAGTACGAGCAGGAGGTTGTCGGGGCCGGAGCCCTTACCCACTGA